The segment TGGCCCCTTCATCTAGCGGTTAGGATTCATGGTTTTCATCCATGCCACAGGAGTTCGAGTCTCCTAGGGGTCACCATTTATGTATAAGTGTGCGGTTGTAGTTTAGTTGGTTAGAATGCCTGCCTGTCACGCAGGAGGTCGCGAGTTCGAGTCTCGTCAACCGCGCCACTTTTATATATTTATTTCATGAGCGACCCGTTAGCTCAGCTGGTAGAGCATCTCCCTTTTAAGGAGGTGGCCGAAGGTTCGAATCCTTCACGGGTCACCATGGTCGATTAGCTCAGTTGGTAGAGCGCTACCCTTACAAGGTAGATGTCATAAGTTCGAGTCTTATATCGACCACCATTCAAAAATGTTGCGGTTGTAGTTTAGTTGGTTAGAATGCCTGCCTGTCACGCAGGAGGTCGCGAGTTCGAGTCTCGTCAACCGCGCCATTTACTTTTATTTATTTCCCCCCCCTTGCAGTTTATATGTTTTTTATTTATATTTTGTTATTCTAATTTAATTATTAATTAGGGCGTTGCAATTATGATTAAGGCAAAATCGTTATATCACTTGATTTTATATAGTATTATTTTTATTGTAATACTAACCTCTTCATTTACTTTTATTATTATTGAAAATGCCTTTGATGAGTTCCAAGAAAAAATTGAAATTATAAAAAATGATCATGCTAGTAAGAAAAAAGAACTTATTAAAGAAGATATAAAAAAAACACTAAAATTTATAGAATATTACCATAAGAAATTTAAAGGTATAAAACCAGAAGAAGAGATTAAAAGTGATTTATTAAATGCCATAGAGCTAATGAGAGATACTAAAGATGTAAATGATTATATTTTTGTATATGACTTTGATGGTACCCTACTATACTATCCAATATCAAATGTAAAGATTGGTCAAAACCTATATGAATTTACAGATCCCTCAGGTAAAAAAGTTATCAAAGAAATAATTGAAGTTTCACAAAAAAAAGAGGGTGGATTTGTACAATATATATGGTATAAACCAGTAATAAAAGATGATGCCTTAAAAATATCATATGCCCTTTCATATAAACCTTGGAATTGGACAATAGGTACAGGAATTTATCTTGATGAGATTGAAGAGATTGTAAAACAAAAGAAAATTGAATACGATGAAAAAATATCAAACTATATTTTACAAATCTTATCTTTAACAATAATGTTAGTTTTATATTCTATATTTATTTATAAAAATGCAACACTATTAATTGTAAACGATGTAAAAGAGATAGGTAAGTATTTTAAAGAAACCCAAACAAATGATACTAGAATTAATCAAGATAGGCTTATATTTGGTGAATTTAAAGTAATTGCTAACTATGCCTATGATGCAATGCATAATATAAAAGATAAAACACATATGTTAGAAGATTTAAATAAAAATCTTCAAGAAACAGTTGAACACCAAACAAAAGAATTAACTTATCTAATTGAATCTCAAAAAAAGTTTTTAAAAAACTCAGTTCATGAGGTAAACACTCCACTAGCAATTATAAGAACAAATATTGACCTTCTTAAAATGCATACTCCAGATAATAAATATATCTCGAATATTGAAAGTGGTGCAAAAATAATTCAGTATATTTATGATGACCTATCATATTTAATTAAAAAAGATAGAGTTGAGTACCCAAAGGAGTATATTAACTTCTCTGAATACTTAAAAGAAAGATTAAACTTTTTTGATGGAATTGCCATTGCAAATGATTTAGAGTTTATTAATAATATTGATGAAGATATTTATATTAAATTTAATAAAACAGAACTACAAAGAATAGTTGATAATAATATTTCAAATTCAATAAAATATTCATATGCAAAATCGGGAATTTATATAAGACTGACTTATTTTAATGATGAGTATGTAGAGTTTAGTGTAAAAACAAATTCTGACAAAATTGAATCAACTGATATGATTTTTGATGATTTTTATAGGGAAAACAATTCTAGAGGTGGCTTTGGATTAGGATTGAGAATTGTAAAAGAGATATGTGATAAGAATTTAGTTATAATTAATCTGGATTCTAACGATAAATATACAAAATTCACTTATAGGTTTAAAATAAATGAAGATATTACTTCTTGAAGATGAATTAATGCTTAATAATGCAATTTCAGAGTATCTGAAAAATATTGGGCATATGGTAGAAAGTTTCACAGATGGTGAAGATGTTGTTAATACAGTTGACATGAGTTTCGACTTACTTATTCTTGATATTAACGTTCCAAAAAAAGATGGCTTTGAGATACTTCAGGAATTAAATGAAAAGAAAATTTATATTCCAACTATTTATATTACAGCTTTAAATGATATAGAAGATATTACAAGAGCTTATGACTTAGGTTGTAGAGAATATATAAAAAAACCTTTCCATTTAGAAGAGCTTGGTATTAAAATCAATCAAATACTTAAAAAAGATCAAAGTAACACTTCTCATATTAGATTTTCTGAAAACTATTCTTATTCAAAAGATAAGCAAACACTATATTTTAATGGTGAACCACAAACATTAACAAAAAAACAACTAGAAATTATTCATATCTTAGCACTTAATATTAATATGATTGTTGACTTTGAAAGATTTAGAATTGACATCTGGAGAGGTGAAAATATTGACAATCCAACAATAAGAGCAGAGATTTCTAGGTTAAAAAAAGCATTAAAAGAAGACTTTATCAAAAATATTAGAGGTCTTGGCTATAAAATTGACAGATTTTATTCAGCATAACAAATCCCACAAATAGGCTATTTTAAAGCCTATTTGCTACTCTATTCCTACGTTTAAAAAAAAATTTCTAAAAAATATATTTATTGCTACGCTTTTGCAACCTTAAGCTATTAAACTTTCAATGTTGAATGACTAAAGAGATTAATCTTTTTAGTGAACTTAAAAAAGGAGTACTATATGAGTCCAGAAAAAGCTCAGGCTTATTGGAAAGAAAATATTTCAACAATTCTTAAACTATTAGTAGTTTGGTTTGTTGTTTCGTATGGGTGCGGTATTATATTCATTAATGAATTAAATACTATCGAAATTAGTGGTGTTAAATTAGGATTCTGGTTTGCACAACAAGGTTCTATCTATGTATTCGTTGCATTAATTTTCGTTTATGTGAAATTAATGAACGGTATTGATGAGAAATACGGCGTTCACGAGTAAAAGGGAGTGGGAATGGAATTACAATCATTAATTTATTTATTCGTAGGTATTTCTTTTGCAATCTACATTGGTATTGCACTTTGGGCAAAAGCTGGATCTACTAAAGATTTCTATGTTGCTGGTGGTGGGGTTCACCCAGTAGCTAATGGTATGGCGACTGCTGCAGACTGGATGTCAGCTGCATCATTTATTTCACTTGCTGGTATTATCTCATTTAGTGGTTCTTTTGGTGGTGCTTACTTAATGGGTTGGACTGGTGGATACGTTCTACTTGCTATGTTACTAGCTCCATACTTAAGAAAATTTGGTAAATTTACAGTAC is part of the Arcobacter arenosus genome and harbors:
- a CDS encoding cache domain-containing protein → MIKAKSLYHLILYSIIFIVILTSSFTFIIIENAFDEFQEKIEIIKNDHASKKKELIKEDIKKTLKFIEYYHKKFKGIKPEEEIKSDLLNAIELMRDTKDVNDYIFVYDFDGTLLYYPISNVKIGQNLYEFTDPSGKKVIKEIIEVSQKKEGGFVQYIWYKPVIKDDALKISYALSYKPWNWTIGTGIYLDEIEEIVKQKKIEYDEKISNYILQILSLTIMLVLYSIFIYKNATLLIVNDVKEIGKYFKETQTNDTRINQDRLIFGEFKVIANYAYDAMHNIKDKTHMLEDLNKNLQETVEHQTKELTYLIESQKKFLKNSVHEVNTPLAIIRTNIDLLKMHTPDNKYISNIESGAKIIQYIYDDLSYLIKKDRVEYPKEYINFSEYLKERLNFFDGIAIANDLEFINNIDEDIYIKFNKTELQRIVDNNISNSIKYSYAKSGIYIRLTYFNDEYVEFSVKTNSDKIESTDMIFDDFYRENNSRGGFGLGLRIVKEICDKNLVIINLDSNDKYTKFTYRFKINEDITS
- a CDS encoding response regulator transcription factor encodes the protein MKILLLEDELMLNNAISEYLKNIGHMVESFTDGEDVVNTVDMSFDLLILDINVPKKDGFEILQELNEKKIYIPTIYITALNDIEDITRAYDLGCREYIKKPFHLEELGIKINQILKKDQSNTSHIRFSENYSYSKDKQTLYFNGEPQTLTKKQLEIIHILALNINMIVDFERFRIDIWRGENIDNPTIRAEISRLKKALKEDFIKNIRGLGYKIDRFYSA
- a CDS encoding DUF4212 domain-containing protein, whose product is MSPEKAQAYWKENISTILKLLVVWFVVSYGCGIIFINELNTIEISGVKLGFWFAQQGSIYVFVALIFVYVKLMNGIDEKYGVHE